A region from the Micrococcus cohnii genome encodes:
- a CDS encoding VOC family protein: protein MTENTMLEIDRSVYLMPMFVTYTVRDLDAAEGLYAAAGFAVLATVPGPDGVPAVVHLRRQRHQDVLLASGEPVTGTTSASFAAGDVDLAAVAEQLRQAGAEVTGPVDTPWFSTDLTFTDRDGNTTTLTAPRQADADAAQEWAAQQIVGVFDRPTRSRDLSQGHADA, encoded by the coding sequence ATGACTGAGAACACCATGCTGGAGATCGATCGCTCCGTGTACCTCATGCCCATGTTCGTGACCTACACGGTGCGGGATCTCGACGCCGCCGAGGGCCTGTACGCCGCGGCAGGATTCGCCGTGCTGGCGACGGTCCCGGGCCCGGACGGCGTTCCGGCCGTCGTCCATCTGCGTCGTCAGCGGCACCAGGACGTGCTGCTGGCATCGGGCGAGCCCGTCACCGGGACGACGAGCGCGTCCTTCGCCGCGGGGGACGTCGACCTTGCCGCGGTGGCGGAGCAGCTGCGTCAGGCGGGAGCAGAGGTGACCGGTCCCGTCGACACCCCGTGGTTCTCGACCGACCTCACGTTCACCGACCGGGACGGCAACACCACGACGCTGACCGCCCCGCGACAGGCCGACGCTGATGCCGCGCAGGAGTGGGCGGCCCAGCAGATTGTCGGCGTCTTCGATCGTCCGACCCGGTCCCGGGATCTGAGTCAGGGCCACGCCGATGCCTGA
- the ccsB gene encoding c-type cytochrome biogenesis protein CcsB, translating into MFNPTAPVNEQLASYSDLFMLIAALVYAGAFILFAIDMAVSSSTIARLERELADEREASGLPARGADEAQAELVDDDMEYTGTGRRPLANVAVAVTGVGWALHAFAVIARGIAASRVPWGNLYEFMTTGAVLVITVYLAFLFRKDLRFVGTFVLGLVVAMMCAATMGFPTPVGHLQPPLQSPWLVIHVSIAVLATALFTLTTAMAILQLLQHNAARRAAEGRRTWSFLRLVPSAGALENWSYRINAVGFVMWTFTVIAGAIWAEASWGRYWNWDTKEVWSFVIWVVYAAYMHARATRGWTGVRSAWLSIIGFSCIVFNYTIVNTYFPGLHSYAGLPS; encoded by the coding sequence ATGTTCAACCCGACGGCCCCCGTCAACGAGCAGCTGGCGTCGTACTCCGACCTGTTCATGCTCATCGCCGCCCTGGTCTACGCGGGCGCGTTCATCCTGTTCGCCATCGACATGGCGGTCTCCTCCTCGACGATCGCCCGGCTCGAACGGGAGCTCGCCGATGAACGCGAGGCCTCAGGCCTGCCGGCACGCGGGGCGGACGAGGCGCAGGCTGAGCTCGTCGACGACGACATGGAGTACACGGGCACCGGCCGGCGTCCGCTGGCGAACGTCGCGGTGGCCGTGACGGGCGTCGGTTGGGCGCTGCACGCGTTCGCCGTGATCGCTCGAGGCATCGCCGCCAGCCGCGTGCCCTGGGGCAACCTCTACGAGTTCATGACCACCGGTGCGGTGCTGGTGATCACCGTGTACCTGGCGTTCCTGTTCCGCAAGGACCTGCGCTTCGTCGGCACGTTCGTCTTGGGACTGGTGGTGGCCATGATGTGCGCCGCGACGATGGGCTTCCCGACGCCCGTGGGCCACCTGCAGCCGCCGCTGCAGTCCCCGTGGCTTGTCATTCACGTCTCGATCGCTGTGCTCGCGACCGCTCTGTTCACCCTGACCACGGCGATGGCGATCCTGCAGCTGCTGCAGCACAACGCCGCGCGGCGGGCTGCCGAGGGCCGGCGGACGTGGTCGTTCCTGCGGCTGGTGCCCAGCGCCGGCGCCCTCGAGAACTGGTCCTACCGCATCAACGCGGTGGGTTTCGTGATGTGGACCTTCACGGTGATCGCCGGCGCCATCTGGGCCGAGGCTTCGTGGGGCCGCTATTGGAACTGGGACACCAAGGAGGTCTGGTCGTTCGTGATCTGGGTGGTCTACGCCGCCTACATGCACGCACGCGCCACCCGCGGCTGGACGGGTGTGCGCTCGGCCTGGCTGTCGATCATCGGCTTCTCCTGCATCGTGTTCAACTACACGATCGTCAACACGTACTTCCCGGGACTGCACTCGTACGCGGGGCTGCCGAGCTGA
- the resB gene encoding cytochrome c biogenesis protein ResB, translating to MSSRAAHRTDVAQPRLGAVGMARWAWRQLTSMSTALMLLLLLAVAAVPGSLVPQRRAGPEVVDQWIEDNPFWGPVLDALQFFDVYTSVWFSAIYLLLFVSLVGCVLPRALHHVRAMRNPPPATPKRLDRFAESGVVVLEQDGPDPDEAVAQARAWLSRRRYRTRVVDGPGGRSVAAERGYLREVGNILFHFSLIGVLVFMAYGGMTKYSGQKIIVEGEGFANNLVAYDSFTPGTRFDAEQLQPFSLSLESFEVEFDRQSESHYGQPLDYTATMKVREAPGEPARTEQLKVNYPLSIHGVRVYLVGNGYAPVVTVRDGNGDVAYQGPVVTRVQDQVFTSTAVIKVPDAAPDQLGFVGLFLPAAVDGGDGVAVSADPELLNPQLILNSYHGDLGLDDGRPQNVYVLDTENMTELNSRKNENGGITLSPGETYELPEGKGSISFDGVRRYVGLDIHHDPGKWGVGVFAGLALLGLGISLFVRRRRVWVRADRDEHGRTRVDYALLARGEESGLRAENVALRAAMEKMWPVRAPDAEDRTRPAATTDAPTTPAPEGSGD from the coding sequence GTGAGCTCGCGAGCCGCGCACCGCACCGACGTCGCCCAGCCCCGTCTCGGGGCCGTGGGGATGGCCCGCTGGGCCTGGCGGCAGCTGACCAGCATGAGCACCGCGCTGATGCTCCTGCTGCTGCTGGCGGTGGCCGCCGTGCCGGGCTCCCTCGTGCCGCAGCGGCGGGCCGGTCCCGAGGTCGTCGACCAGTGGATCGAGGACAACCCGTTCTGGGGGCCGGTGCTGGACGCCCTGCAGTTCTTCGACGTGTACACCTCGGTGTGGTTCTCGGCGATCTACCTGCTGCTGTTCGTCTCGCTCGTCGGCTGCGTGCTGCCCCGCGCGCTGCACCACGTCCGGGCGATGCGGAACCCACCTCCGGCGACCCCGAAGCGCCTGGACCGGTTCGCCGAATCCGGCGTCGTCGTGCTCGAACAGGACGGGCCGGACCCCGATGAGGCCGTCGCCCAGGCCCGGGCGTGGCTGTCGCGCCGCCGGTACCGCACGCGCGTCGTGGACGGGCCCGGCGGTCGCTCTGTGGCGGCCGAGCGCGGCTACCTGCGCGAGGTCGGCAACATCCTGTTCCATTTCTCGCTGATCGGCGTGCTGGTGTTCATGGCCTACGGCGGCATGACGAAGTACTCGGGCCAGAAGATCATCGTCGAGGGGGAGGGGTTCGCGAACAATCTCGTCGCCTATGACTCCTTCACCCCCGGCACGAGGTTCGACGCGGAGCAGCTGCAGCCGTTCTCGCTCTCCCTCGAATCGTTCGAAGTCGAGTTCGACCGGCAGTCCGAATCGCATTACGGCCAGCCGCTGGACTACACCGCGACGATGAAGGTCCGCGAGGCCCCCGGCGAGCCCGCCCGGACCGAGCAGCTCAAGGTGAACTACCCGCTGAGTATCCACGGGGTGCGCGTGTACCTGGTCGGCAACGGCTATGCGCCCGTCGTGACGGTCCGCGACGGCAACGGCGACGTCGCCTATCAGGGCCCGGTCGTCACGCGGGTGCAGGATCAGGTGTTCACCTCGACGGCCGTCATCAAGGTTCCCGACGCTGCCCCGGACCAGCTCGGCTTCGTCGGGCTGTTCCTGCCCGCAGCCGTCGACGGCGGCGACGGAGTGGCGGTGTCCGCGGACCCCGAGCTGCTGAATCCGCAGCTGATCCTGAACTCGTATCACGGCGACCTCGGCCTCGACGACGGCCGTCCGCAGAACGTGTACGTGCTGGACACGGAGAACATGACCGAGCTGAACAGCCGCAAGAACGAGAACGGCGGCATCACGCTGTCCCCGGGGGAGACCTACGAGCTGCCCGAGGGGAAGGGGTCGATCAGCTTCGACGGCGTGCGCCGCTATGTCGGCCTCGACATCCACCATGACCCGGGCAAGTGGGGCGTGGGCGTGTTCGCCGGCCTGGCGCTGCTGGGACTGGGCATCAGCCTGTTCGTGCGCCGCCGCCGGGTGTGGGTGCGCGCCGACCGTGACGAGCACGGCCGCACCCGCGTCGACTACGCCCTGTTGGCCCGGGGTGAAGAGTCTGGGCTGCGCGCGGAGAACGTCGCCCTGCGCGCCGCGATGGAGAAGATGTGGCCCGTGCGGGCGCCGGACGCCGAGGACCGGACCCGCCCCGCCGCGACGACCGATGCTCCCACGACCCCCGCCCCCGAAGGATCTGGTGACTGA
- a CDS encoding cytochrome c biogenesis CcdA family protein codes for MQNNPFAELVNDGSLLVAAPIALLAGLISFLSPCVLPLVPGYLGYMTGMSGTALEQRRRSRMVLAAVLFVLGFAVVFVVFSILFTQAMLWFRRNGDWVTPVLGAVVILMGVVFMGGLDRFQTERRIHAKPAAGLLGAPFLGMTFGLGWAPCIGPTMSAVLAMSTAASGTVERGALLAFVYCLGLGIPFVLIAFGIERGQKAMTFFRRHRVAVVRVGGVLLIVLGLLMVTGLWNAWMIQLQTWFQNEVRLPL; via the coding sequence ATGCAGAACAACCCCTTCGCCGAGCTGGTCAACGACGGGTCGCTGCTCGTGGCGGCCCCCATCGCGCTGCTGGCCGGCCTGATCTCATTCCTCTCGCCGTGTGTGCTGCCGCTCGTGCCCGGCTACCTGGGGTATATGACGGGCATGTCCGGCACCGCGCTCGAGCAGCGTCGCCGCAGCCGCATGGTGCTCGCCGCCGTGCTGTTCGTCCTCGGTTTCGCCGTCGTGTTCGTGGTGTTCAGCATCCTGTTCACGCAGGCCATGCTCTGGTTCCGGCGCAACGGAGACTGGGTCACCCCCGTGCTCGGCGCCGTCGTGATCCTGATGGGCGTGGTGTTCATGGGCGGGCTCGACCGCTTCCAGACCGAGCGTCGCATCCACGCCAAGCCGGCGGCGGGCCTGCTCGGCGCGCCCTTCCTCGGCATGACGTTCGGACTGGGCTGGGCCCCCTGCATCGGCCCGACGATGTCCGCGGTGCTCGCGATGTCCACGGCGGCCTCGGGGACGGTCGAACGCGGGGCCCTGCTGGCCTTTGTCTACTGTCTGGGCCTGGGCATCCCGTTCGTGTTGATCGCGTTCGGCATCGAGCGCGGCCAGAAGGCCATGACGTTCTTCCGCCGCCACCGGGTCGCCGTGGTGCGCGTGGGCGGGGTCCTGCTGATCGTGCTGGGCCTGCTCATGGTCACGGGCCTGTGGAACGCATGGATGATTCAGCTGCAGACCTGGTTCCAGAACGAAGTGAGGCTGCCCCTGTGA
- a CDS encoding TlpA family protein disulfide reductase, with amino-acid sequence MPAQPRPHRGAPLRSAVVPARRRVLAGLGLAAAAPLLAACSGNEDDDLAAQAGNADGKNYIAGDGSVAEYAPDKRSEPVEFEATLFDGETITGESLRGAPALLNFWYAACAPCRVEAPHLVALHDQFEPKGVQFVGVNVRDTATTAQAFERRFEIPYPSIEDVRGEVLLAMTDYVPPQAVPSTLVLDAQGRVAARVLGAAEESTLKALLTSVVDESEQ; translated from the coding sequence ATGCCTGCTCAGCCTCGTCCGCACCGCGGTGCGCCTCTGCGTTCCGCCGTTGTCCCGGCTCGTCGTCGCGTGCTCGCCGGGCTCGGCCTGGCCGCTGCGGCGCCGCTGCTCGCGGCGTGCTCGGGGAACGAGGACGACGACCTGGCAGCCCAGGCTGGCAACGCGGACGGCAAGAACTACATCGCCGGTGACGGCTCCGTCGCGGAGTACGCCCCGGACAAGCGCTCGGAGCCCGTCGAGTTCGAGGCGACGCTCTTCGACGGCGAGACGATCACCGGCGAGTCCCTGCGCGGGGCTCCCGCGCTGCTGAACTTCTGGTACGCCGCGTGCGCGCCGTGCCGCGTCGAAGCGCCCCACCTGGTCGCGCTCCACGACCAGTTCGAGCCCAAGGGTGTGCAGTTCGTCGGGGTCAACGTGCGTGACACCGCCACCACCGCGCAGGCGTTCGAGCGTCGCTTCGAGATCCCGTACCCGTCCATCGAGGACGTGCGCGGCGAGGTGCTGCTGGCCATGACCGACTATGTGCCGCCGCAGGCGGTGCCCTCGACCCTCGTGCTCGATGCCCAGGGACGGGTCGCCGCCCGCGTGCTCGGTGCGGCGGAGGAGTCCACGCTCAAGGCGCTGCTGACGAGCGTCGTCGACGAGTCGGAGCAGTGA
- a CDS encoding histidine phosphatase family protein — MSVLATVHLVRHGEVHNPDKVLYGRLPGFGLSDLGHQMAESVAEWFMHRANQLQRQPAIVAASPLLRAQQTAAPIAAVFGNKLETEPGLIEAENDFEGMSQVAATLKRSPRLWPKLRNPARPSWGEPYTQQVARMVEVVQRSREVAVDTLGPGAEAILVSHQLPIWVTRLATEGRPLAHDPRQRECTLTSVTSLVFEQGASVPRVEYHEPNQELLAHAANLPGA, encoded by the coding sequence ATGAGCGTTCTGGCCACGGTGCACCTGGTTCGTCACGGCGAAGTCCACAACCCTGACAAGGTCCTCTACGGGCGGCTGCCCGGCTTCGGGCTCTCCGATCTCGGCCACCAGATGGCCGAGTCCGTCGCGGAGTGGTTCATGCACCGGGCCAATCAGCTGCAGCGCCAGCCGGCGATCGTCGCCGCGTCCCCGTTGCTTCGGGCCCAGCAGACCGCGGCGCCGATCGCTGCGGTCTTCGGCAACAAGCTCGAGACCGAGCCGGGCCTGATCGAGGCGGAGAACGATTTCGAAGGCATGTCGCAGGTGGCTGCCACCCTCAAGCGCAGCCCGCGTCTGTGGCCCAAGCTGCGCAACCCCGCGCGGCCGTCATGGGGGGAGCCCTACACGCAGCAGGTGGCCCGCATGGTCGAGGTCGTCCAGCGCTCGCGGGAGGTCGCCGTCGACACCCTCGGCCCGGGCGCCGAGGCGATCCTCGTCTCCCACCAGCTGCCGATCTGGGTCACCCGCCTGGCCACCGAGGGGCGTCCGCTCGCCCATGACCCGCGCCAGCGTGAGTGCACCCTGACCTCGGTCACCTCGCTCGTCTTCGAGCAGGGCGCCTCGGTGCCGCGCGTCGAGTATCACGAGCCGAACCAGGAGCTGCTCGCCCACGCCGCGAATCTGCCCGGCGCCTGA
- a CDS encoding glutaredoxin family protein produces the protein MTATDSSARSAPRVALLVKDGCHLCEQAVETVRQVCSRLDEPWETVDGAERPDLLERHLEEVPVLFVDGVQRDFWRVDPARLERLLRG, from the coding sequence ATGACCGCCACCGACTCCTCCGCTCGTTCGGCCCCTCGCGTCGCGCTGCTCGTCAAGGACGGCTGCCACCTGTGTGAGCAGGCCGTGGAGACGGTCCGGCAGGTGTGCTCCCGACTCGACGAGCCGTGGGAGACGGTCGACGGCGCTGAGCGCCCCGACCTGCTGGAGCGCCACCTCGAGGAGGTTCCGGTGCTGTTCGTCGACGGGGTCCAGCGCGACTTCTGGCGCGTGGACCCCGCGCGGCTCGAGCGTCTGCTGCGCGGCTGA
- a CDS encoding 30S ribosomal protein bS22, translating to MGSVIKKRRKRMSKKKHRKQLRKTRHQRRNKK from the coding sequence ATGGGATCTGTGATCAAGAAGCGCCGCAAGCGCATGTCGAAGAAGAAGCACCGCAAGCAGCTTCGCAAGACTCGCCACCAGCGCCGCAACAAGAAGTGA
- a CDS encoding acetoin utilization protein AcuC, which translates to MNGTSETQGSAPTAIVWHPDLLQYRFSDRHPMAPLRLDLTHRLVEAFGLLRAEHVRVIEPPVATDQQLAGVHEPAYVAAVRAAAERGVADEPRGLGTEDCPIFPDLHESAARLAGGTLAAARAVWSGQVRRAVNFAGGMHHAAAAKASGFCIYNDCALGIRHLLDAGAERVVYLDVDAHHGDGTQSIFYDDPRVLTISVHETGFSLFPGTGFANEVGGPEALGTAVNVAVPARTGDAGFLRAVNAVVPQLLRAFRPQVIVSQHGCDAHADDPLADLRLSVDGQRRLALDVADWAEQFAEGRWIATGGGGYNPLKVVPRVWTHLVAAAVGAPIPVDAPVPDEWIEHVRGLGPDQVECDMSLTGEGEDAARIPRTMGEGADVWWRSWEVGYDPADPVDQAIMATRKEVFPYHGLDPWFD; encoded by the coding sequence ATGAACGGCACATCTGAGACCCAGGGCAGTGCGCCGACGGCGATCGTCTGGCACCCCGACCTGCTGCAGTACCGGTTCAGCGACCGGCACCCCATGGCGCCGCTGCGTCTGGACCTGACTCATCGGCTGGTCGAGGCGTTCGGTCTGCTCCGGGCCGAGCATGTGCGCGTGATCGAGCCTCCGGTGGCGACCGATCAGCAGCTCGCCGGCGTGCACGAGCCCGCCTATGTGGCCGCGGTGCGTGCCGCCGCCGAGCGCGGTGTCGCCGACGAGCCGCGTGGGCTCGGGACCGAGGACTGCCCGATCTTCCCGGACCTGCACGAATCCGCCGCCCGCCTGGCCGGGGGCACGCTCGCGGCGGCCCGGGCGGTCTGGTCGGGGCAGGTTCGGCGCGCCGTGAACTTCGCCGGCGGCATGCACCACGCGGCCGCCGCGAAGGCCTCGGGCTTCTGCATCTACAACGACTGCGCCCTGGGCATCCGTCACCTGTTGGACGCCGGGGCCGAGCGTGTCGTGTACCTCGACGTCGACGCCCATCACGGCGACGGCACGCAGTCGATCTTCTACGACGACCCGCGCGTGCTCACGATCTCCGTGCATGAGACCGGTTTCTCCCTCTTCCCCGGCACCGGCTTCGCGAACGAGGTCGGCGGGCCGGAGGCGCTCGGCACCGCCGTGAACGTGGCGGTGCCTGCCCGCACGGGGGACGCGGGCTTCCTGCGTGCGGTGAACGCCGTCGTCCCGCAGCTGCTGCGCGCCTTCCGGCCGCAGGTGATCGTCAGCCAGCACGGCTGCGACGCCCACGCCGACGATCCGCTGGCAGACCTGCGGCTGAGCGTGGACGGGCAACGGCGGCTGGCGCTCGACGTCGCCGACTGGGCCGAGCAGTTCGCCGAGGGCCGGTGGATCGCCACGGGCGGCGGCGGATACAACCCGCTCAAGGTGGTCCCGCGGGTGTGGACGCATCTGGTGGCCGCGGCCGTCGGCGCGCCGATCCCCGTGGACGCGCCCGTCCCGGACGAGTGGATCGAGCACGTTCGCGGGCTCGGGCCGGATCAGGTCGAGTGCGACATGTCCCTGACCGGCGAGGGCGAGGACGCCGCGCGGATCCCGCGCACGATGGGGGAGGGGGCCGACGTGTGGTGGCGGTCCTGGGAGGTCGGCTACGACCCGGCCGATCCGGTGGACCAGGCGATCATGGCCACCCGCAAGGAGGTCTTCCCGTATCACGGGCTTGACCCCTGGTTCGACTGA
- a CDS encoding TrkH family potassium uptake protein: protein MARPRTRSTRPLGASSLEHASGIRRLYRRARDEVGAAAGGSPARTALLAFLLVSLFFTTLLSLPISSASGKVTPLHESMFTAVSAVSVTGLTAVNTEQHWSTVGHVVILVAIQIGGLGILSMASLLTMAVSRHLGLRSKLLTQQSGMTTGHVGEISTLLRVVVSYVLVCEALMALVLVPRFMLERDSWLEGLWFGVFYSVSAFNNAGFSLHPGGLVDVAHDPVILTAICAGVFAGALGFPVVMVLKEKHLRVRAWNLHTKLTVEITLALLVLGTVGLFVFEMNNEATRGGMGLLDQIGHALFSSVMTRSGGFNIDDTNAYTPASLLLMDALMFVGGGAASTAGGIKVTTFAVMLLAIVAEARGDKEVTAHGRTIAPETLRVAIAVLALGSTLVLAATMALVAITGESLQRPLFEVLSAFGTCGLSVGVSGEAPPAGQYLLTAMMFAGRVGTITFAAALALRQRRVLYRYPVERPILG from the coding sequence ATCGCTCGGCCCCGCACCCGCTCCACGCGGCCGCTCGGCGCCTCCTCGCTCGAGCACGCCTCGGGCATCCGGCGCCTGTACCGGCGGGCCCGCGATGAGGTCGGCGCCGCCGCCGGCGGCTCCCCAGCCCGCACGGCCCTGCTCGCGTTCCTGCTGGTGAGTCTGTTCTTCACCACTCTGCTCTCCCTGCCGATCTCCTCGGCGTCGGGGAAGGTCACGCCGCTGCACGAGTCGATGTTCACCGCGGTTTCGGCGGTCTCGGTCACCGGTCTGACGGCCGTGAACACCGAGCAGCACTGGTCGACGGTCGGACACGTCGTCATCCTGGTGGCCATTCAGATCGGCGGCCTGGGCATCCTCTCGATGGCCTCCCTGCTGACGATGGCCGTCTCCCGGCACCTCGGACTGCGTTCGAAGCTGCTCACCCAGCAAAGCGGCATGACGACGGGGCATGTCGGCGAGATCTCCACGCTGTTGCGGGTCGTCGTCTCCTACGTCCTGGTGTGCGAGGCGCTCATGGCGCTCGTGCTGGTCCCCCGGTTCATGCTCGAGCGGGACTCCTGGCTCGAAGGCCTGTGGTTCGGCGTCTTCTACTCCGTCAGCGCCTTCAACAACGCCGGGTTCTCGCTGCATCCCGGCGGGCTGGTGGACGTGGCGCACGACCCGGTGATCCTCACGGCGATCTGTGCCGGCGTCTTCGCCGGGGCCCTGGGCTTCCCGGTCGTGATGGTCCTGAAGGAGAAGCATCTGCGCGTGCGCGCATGGAACCTGCACACCAAGCTGACCGTCGAGATCACCCTCGCCCTGCTGGTGCTGGGCACGGTGGGCCTGTTCGTCTTCGAGATGAACAACGAGGCGACCCGCGGCGGCATGGGCCTGCTCGACCAGATCGGACACGCACTGTTCTCCTCGGTGATGACCCGCTCGGGCGGGTTCAACATCGACGACACGAACGCCTACACCCCGGCCTCGTTGCTGCTGATGGACGCGCTGATGTTCGTCGGCGGCGGCGCGGCCTCGACCGCCGGCGGCATCAAGGTCACGACGTTCGCCGTCATGCTGCTGGCGATCGTCGCGGAGGCCCGCGGCGACAAGGAGGTCACGGCACACGGTCGCACTATCGCTCCGGAGACGCTGCGCGTGGCCATCGCCGTGCTCGCGCTCGGCTCGACCCTCGTCCTCGCGGCGACCATGGCCCTGGTCGCGATCACCGGTGAGTCGCTGCAGCGGCCGCTGTTCGAAGTGCTCTCCGCGTTCGGCACGTGCGGCCTGTCCGTGGGCGTCTCGGGCGAGGCGCCGCCGGCCGGCCAGTACCTGCTCACGGCCATGATGTTCGCCGGGCGCGTTGGTACGATCACGTTCGCCGCCGCGCTGGCCCTGCGCCAGCGCCGCGTGCTGTACCGCTACCCCGTCGAGAGGCCCATCCTTGGCTGA
- a CDS encoding potassium channel family protein produces MADKRRTDPHAPVLVIGLGRFGAATAEELTMQGREVLAIEKDPTLVQKWSSLVTHVVEADATDPEALRQLGAQDFSAAVVGVGTSIESSVLITVNLVDLEVPHIWVKAITAPHGKILRRIGANHIIFPEHDAGVRAAHLVNGRMLDFIEFDDDFAIVKMHPPTEVVGFTLTESDVRAKYGVTVVGVKTPGEDFTYAQKDTKVGPRDTLIVSGHTDLIERFAARP; encoded by the coding sequence TTGGCTGATAAGCGCCGCACCGACCCGCACGCCCCCGTCCTGGTGATCGGCCTGGGGCGCTTCGGCGCGGCCACCGCGGAAGAACTCACCATGCAGGGACGCGAGGTCCTCGCGATCGAGAAGGACCCGACGCTGGTGCAGAAGTGGTCCTCACTCGTCACGCACGTCGTCGAGGCCGATGCGACCGACCCGGAGGCGCTGCGTCAGCTCGGCGCGCAGGACTTCTCGGCGGCCGTCGTCGGTGTGGGCACCTCGATCGAGTCCTCGGTGCTGATCACCGTGAACCTCGTGGACCTCGAGGTGCCGCACATCTGGGTCAAGGCGATCACGGCCCCGCACGGAAAGATCCTGCGACGCATCGGTGCGAACCACATCATCTTCCCCGAGCATGACGCGGGTGTGCGTGCCGCCCACCTGGTGAACGGGCGCATGCTGGACTTCATCGAGTTTGACGACGACTTCGCGATCGTGAAGATGCACCCGCCGACGGAGGTCGTGGGCTTCACCCTCACCGAATCGGACGTGCGCGCGAAGTACGGCGTGACGGTCGTCGGTGTGAAGACCCCGGGCGAGGACTTCACCTACGCGCAGAAGGACACCAAGGTCGGCCCGCGCGACACGCTGATCGTCTCGGGGCACACCGACCTGATCGAGCGCTTCGCCGCGCGGCCCTGA
- the proC gene encoding pyrroline-5-carboxylate reductase: MSSTDTLATTRLAVLGLGNMNGAILTGMLAAGLPADNVVATTRSADSAAAKADKYGVRVISNEQDPQANRTAVAEADVVLVGVKPKDIVAALRELSDALPADAVVVSVAAGVTAKTLGSVLRAGQPLVRTMPNTPLTVGSGVVGMAPGEHVSTEQADLIEQLFSGSGLVVRVEESLLPAVVATAGSAPAYLFLFAEAIAKHAEQLGLPRADAERMAAATVKGAGLMLEQGDQTAEQLRTNVMSPGGTTAKAIESFQADGLEDIVARAMDAAAARDREMGEEFTA, from the coding sequence ATGAGTTCCACCGACACGCTCGCCACCACCCGCCTTGCCGTCCTCGGCCTGGGAAACATGAACGGTGCGATCCTCACCGGGATGCTGGCGGCCGGCCTCCCGGCCGACAACGTCGTGGCGACGACCCGCTCGGCCGACTCCGCCGCCGCCAAGGCCGACAAGTACGGGGTCCGCGTGATCTCGAACGAGCAGGACCCGCAGGCCAACCGCACCGCGGTCGCCGAGGCCGATGTCGTGCTCGTGGGCGTCAAACCCAAGGACATCGTTGCCGCGCTGCGCGAGCTGTCCGACGCCCTGCCGGCGGACGCCGTCGTGGTGTCGGTCGCCGCGGGCGTCACCGCGAAGACCCTGGGGTCGGTGCTGCGGGCCGGGCAGCCCCTGGTGCGCACCATGCCGAACACGCCGCTGACGGTCGGATCGGGCGTGGTGGGCATGGCCCCCGGCGAGCACGTGAGCACCGAGCAGGCGGACCTGATCGAGCAGCTGTTCTCCGGCTCGGGCCTCGTCGTCCGCGTCGAGGAGTCGCTGCTGCCGGCGGTGGTGGCGACCGCGGGCTCCGCCCCGGCCTACCTGTTCCTGTTCGCCGAGGCGATCGCGAAGCACGCCGAACAGCTCGGGCTGCCGCGGGCCGACGCCGAACGCATGGCCGCGGCCACCGTGAAGGGCGCGGGGCTGATGCTTGAGCAGGGCGATCAGACCGCCGAGCAGCTGCGCACGAACGTCATGAGCCCGGGCGGCACGACGGCCAAGGCGATCGAATCGTTCCAGGCCGACGGACTCGAGGACATCGTCGCTCGGGCGATGGACGCCGCCGCCGCGCGCGACCGCGAGATGGGCGAGGAGTTCACCGCCTGA